The window ACGAATGCGGCGGGGTCGATCTCGGGGGTGAGCGGAAATACCTCTATGTCGAGGACCGTGATGCGGCGATCGGCAAGATGGTCCTTGACCCGTCGGCGCAAAGCCGGATCCCGGACCAGGCTGGCGCCGAGCCGGTCCGGCGGATTGATGCAGAGGCCGACGGCGTCGAAGCCGGCTTCCGCGGCCACGTCGATTTGCTGAAGCGGGTCGACCTCGGGCATCATCAGGTTGGCAAGCGACAGTATAGGCATCGTCTGTTTCACTCCGCGATCACAAAATGCTGCATGAAGCCGCCGCCCTGGCTCGGCCGGTTCAGGCGCAGGATAGGACGGGAGATCAAGCACAACAAGTGCGCATTGCGCACTCTGGTGCGAAAACTTGAATATAGGTTCCGGCCGTGCTAGTTGGGCCTGATCGGAGCTGCGACGGCGAGGCGAGCCATGACGGAGACATCACTCTTGAAGGGAAAGACCGCGCTCGTGACCGGCGGCGCAGGCGGTCTGGGGCGCGCGATAGCCCACGCCTTGCGCGATGCCGGAGCGTCGGGAACCGTCATCGACCTCGATGCCGGCGCAGCCGCCGCCGGTGCGCCGGAGGGCTGGCGCGGCATCGCCGGCGACGTCCGCGATGAAGCGAGCCTTGCTTCGGCGGTGCAGTCGACCGTGGAGGCCTTCGGCGGCCTGGATATCGTCGTGGCGAATGCGGGCGTCGTGTTGCCATGGCGCGAGACAGAGCACATCTCGCTCGACGAATGGGACCATACGTTCGCAATCAATGTTCGCGGCGTGATCGCGACGATCAAGGCGGCCATACCTGCCATGAAGGAGCGGGGCGGCTCGATCATCACGCTCGGATCGGAGGCATCCTACAACGGCCACCCGCGCCAGGCGGGCTACGTCGCCAGCAAGCACGCGGTCCTCGGCATCGTGCGCTCGGCGGCGCTCGATCTGGGGCGTTACCAGATCCGGGTCAACGCCGTCGGCCCGGGCACGATCGCGACCGAAGCGCTTCTTTCGCGCGTTGCATCACGCGCCACCGCGACCCAGTCCGCAGCCCAGATCCTCGATACCGCGGTGCAGGCGACGGCATTGGGACGCCTGGCCACGGAGAAGGAGGTGGCCAGCACCGTCCTGTTCCTCGCAAGCGACCTCGCCTCGGCGATCACGGGCGTCATCGTGCCGATCACGGCAGGCGCGCGCTAATGCCGCAATATCTTGCCGACGAAGTCGCGGGCGCGTGCCGTCTGCGGTGAATCGAATATCTGGGCCGGGGCGCCTTCCTCGACCGTGCAACCCTTGTCCATCATCACGACCTTGGTCGACACTTCCCGCACGAAAGCCATTTCATGGCTGACGATCAGCATCGTCATGCCTTCGGCAGCCAGTTCGCGAATCGTATCCAGAACGTCATTGACAAGCTCGGGATCGAGCGCCGACGTCACCTCGTCGAGCAGCAGTATTTCCGGCTTCAGCGCCAAAGCCCTGGCAATGGCGACACGCTGCTGCTGGCCGCCGGAAAGCTCGTCGGCGTAGGCATGGTGCTTGTCCTTCAGGCCGACCTTCTCGAGCAGCAGGGCGGCCTCCTGTTCGACCTCCCTGCGGTCGCGCTTTCTGATCTTGGTCGGCGCGATGGTGATGTTGTTCATGACGGTCATGTTCTGGAAGAGATTGTACTGCTGGAACACGATCGCCATCCGGTCGCGGGCCTTGCGCAGGCTCGCGGGCGACGAATAGTCGATCCGCTCGCCGTCCAGCACCACCTCGCCGGACGTGGGCTTCATCAGCCCCATCAGCACGCGCAGGAAAGTGCTCTTCCCCGACCCCGAGGGGCCGATCAGCGAGATCACCTCGCCCTTTTCAATTGTAAGGTTGAAATCCTGCAAAACCGGCATCTGGCCGTACGACGCCTGAAGATTTCTTACGGTTAGATGTGGCAAGCTTGTTCTCCATCCATGCAGCGAAACGGCTCAGAGGATATGAAATGGCAAAGTAGCAGAGCAGAATGACGGTATAGACCAGCAGGCCGGAAAAGCCCCGATTGGCCAGGATCTTTCCGGTGAACATCAGTTCGGTGACGCCCATCTGCGAGGCCAGAGAGGTGTCCTTGATGAACATGATGACGAATGACGTCGCGGGCGGCAGGATGACCTTCCACGCCTGGGGCAGGATGACCTCCCACATTGTGCGCCAGCGGCTGAAGTTCATCACTTCGGCGGCTTCGATCTGCGGGCGCTGTACGGAATCGATGCCCGCGCGGATGATTTCCGAAAGATAGGCGGTCGACAGCAGGCAAACGCTGATGGCGGCGATGCCGAACAGCGAGATGGTCGGCAGGATCACCTGCGCCGCGAACAGCACGATGAACAGGATGACCAGGAATGGAATGCGCCGGAAGAATTCCACATAGGCGATCATCGCCGCCTTGAGCGGAAACAGCCACGCGCTCCTTGTCGTCCGCACGAAAGCGATGAGCGACCCGAAAAGAAACCCGGCGCTGCAGCCGATCGCCGTCAGCAGCAGCGTCGATCCGATGCCCCAAAGCAGCAGCATCACATTGTAATAGGTGAAGAACGACGGAAGCTGGTTGATAATGGTCTGCATCAGATAACCCGCATCCGGACCCGGAAGAAATACCTGCCGACGAGATAGAGCGCTGCGCTGGCGATCACGGTCAGCACGATATAGATACAGCCGACGACGATAAAGACCTCTACGCTTCGCAGCGTCGACGTACTGATGTTTACCGCCCGCCCGGTAAGTTCTTCCACCCCGATGATGGCCGCCATCGACGTCCCCAGCAAGACCCAGATGAAGAAATTCGCCAGCGGCGGATAGATGGTGCGCATGATGTGCGGCAGGATCACGTAGCGCACCGACTGCATCAGGCTCATGCCGAGGACCTCCGCCGCCTCCAGTTCCTGGCGACGCACGGACGCAAATCCTGCACGCTGAATGATGACGAGATAGGCGCCCGAATTGATCGTCAGCCCGATGATCGCGGCGGCGAAGGGTGTGAGGAATATGCCTATGTCCGGCAGGCCGTTGAACAGGAAATAGACCTGCACGAAGGCTGGCGTGTTGGTGAAGAAGGAGACGTAGATGGCAATTGCCCTGCGTATCCAGGGTCCGCCGAACGTCTGGCCCATGGCGCCGAGCAGCCCGATCAGCGCTGCCGCCCAGAAAATGATGAAGGCCAGTTGCAGCGTCAGGCCTGCGCCGCCCATGAGATAGGGAAGCTGGTCGAAGACAACGCCGAACTGGAATGTATAATTCATGAGCCCATCAGGATGATTGATCCGTCGAAAACAAGCCAGGCATCAGGCCGCGGGAGACAGGGCGCCCCTCGCGGCCCCGATTTGTCAGAAGTACGGATTCGGCACGATCTTCACGACCGGCGGCGCGCCATACCACTTCTCCCACGTCTGGTTGACGAACTCGCTGGAGTGCATGTTGTAGAGAAGCACGTTCAGGAACAGGCGCAGGCTATCGTTGCCCTTCTGGACGCCGATGCCATCATAGGCCACGTCGATGATCTCCGGCAGCACCTTCCACTTCACGTCGGGATACGACTTGGTGGTGCCGAGAAAGAAGTCGATGTTTTCGACAAGCGCATCGGCCCGGCCCTGGGCGAGAGCGCGGACCACGTCCGCCGTCGTCTCGACCAGCAGCACGTTCACATTCGGCAGAAGCTCCTTGAGGAAGCCGACCGAGTTGTTGCCGCGCTGGTTCACGATCGTGTATTTCGGATCGTTCAGTTCCTTCCAGCTCGTAATGTTGAGCTTGTCGGTGGTGAGGACCGAAGTCGCTTCGGTATGCAGAGGCACTGTGTAGTCGATGAGCTTGGCGCGCTCGGGGTTGCGCGTCAGGGCGCCGAGCGAAAGATCGATGCGGTCGGCGACGAGGAACGGCACGCGCTGCGCGCTTTCGGTCGGGACGAACTCGACCTTGACGCCGATCGCTTCGGCGATGCGATTGCCGATATCAATATCGAAGCCTTCATACTCGTTCGTTTTCCCCAACGAGCTCGAAGGCGGCTGATTCGGATTGACGCCGATGCGGACCGTGCCACTGGTAATGATTTCGTCCAGCGAACGAGCCTGCGTATTCACGGTCATCGCACCGAACGCCAGCAACATGGCGCCGGCAACCAGAAGACGATTCAACATGTCTACTCTCCTGCGCTCCCATCTTGTGAACCGCTACACCCCTGCTTGGAGAGGAATTGACCGTGCAAAACCTGCTGGGAGCTTACAGGTCCAACCCCGCTATGCTGCTCAATTAACGTCCGGCGAGTCAAGCAGAATTGTACGCATGTCGGACGGATGTTCGCACTTAGTTGGCAACAGGGATTCGTTGTCAGGAAGGCGGGGCCGACACGGCAGCAACCGGCACCGGCCTGAACGGGAAGCGCGGCGCGAAAAAGGAAAACTCGTCGACCGTGTTTCCTTGCGCGCGCGCAACCAGGTCGACGACGACCGCCCCGCAATAGCGCCCCTGGCATCGCCCCATTCCGGCCCGTGAAAGGCGTTTGACTGCACCTGCGGTGCCGCAACCCTCGTCGATCGCCTGCCGGATGGTGGCGAGCGAAATCTCTTCGCACCGGCAGACGAGGGTTTCGGGTTCCGCCAGTTGATCGACCAGCCTTGGCGCCCGGAAGAGCGTCCACAGGGCATCCTGAAAGCGCTTCGCATAAACAATCGTGCGCAGAGCAGCGGACGTCTCGTTGCCGTCGGGATGGGGTTTGCCGAGATCGCGCGCCACATCCGCGCCGGCGACCAGGCCGCCCGCCTGCGCCATCCGCGCGCCGCCCAGCCCGCCGGAATCGCCGACGATCCAGACGCCGTCGACGGAGCTGCGACCGCGTTCGTCCCGTTCCGCCATGAGATGGCCCCGCCGTTCGTCGAAGCGGTGACGGCACCCCAAGGCGCGCGCGATCTCGTTCGACGGCAGGAACCCGAAGCCGACGCAGACCGTATCGACGGCGAATGTCTTCTCCGTACCGGGCACCGCGTTGCCGCCGTCATCGATCTCGGCGATGACCGCTCGTTCGACAGCGCCGGCACCTTCGGCACGAATGACGGCATGGCGGTGGAACGTCCGGATACCAGCCCGGCGCAGCTCGCGCTGATAGCCGATACCATCGCGCACCAGATCGGGTGCTGTCACCGCCATGCTGAACATGCTGGACAGGGCGTGCGATCCGGGCTTGCGCGCCGCTTCTGCAAGGGCGACGACCTCGACGCCGGCGCGGGCAAGTTCAGCCGCCACCTGCAGGTTGAGTGGTCCGTTCCCTCCGACCAGCACGCGCTTGCCGGGGCCGAGCTGGTAGGAACGCAGGAGTGTCTGCGCCGCGCCCGTGGTGATGAAGCCGGGCAGCGTCCAGCCCGGCACGGGTACGCCGCGCTCATATGCGCCGGTGGCCAGCACCAGCCTTTTCGGGCGGATGACGGCCGACGCCGTCGCGCTGTCGGCCAGAATCTCTTCGCGTCCGTAAGCTGCCCACACCGTCATACCGGGAAGATAGCGCACACCCGCCGCTTCGGCGCGGCGGATCAGGGCCCGTCCGCTGCGGAACTGCTTGTCCGCACTTGTCTCATCGAGCCGAAACCCGTCCGCCGGTTGCTTGTAGAACTGGCCGCCCAGCTTCGCGCGCTCGTCGACCAGCAGGACATCGAGCCCGGCCTCGGCGGCGACGGCTGCGGCTGCCAGCCCCGCCGGGCCGCCTCCGACGACGAGCACGTCGGGCGAAAGCTCCATGATCTCAGGGGCGCCGTCGACCGGCACCGGTTCGGGCCGCGCCGGCAGCGGTGTGATATTCATCCCGTTGCGCACAGATGTCATGCAGGCACGCTGGTTGCCGGCTCCGTCAACGTCGACGATGCATTCCTGGCACACGCCCATGCCGCAGAACATTCCGCGCGGCTCACCGGCGGCGGTGGTGCGGCACACTTTCTCGCCTGCGGACACCAGCGCGGCCAGAACCGACTGTCCGGCAATGGTTTCCACCGGACGGCCTGCGAAATGGATGGTGACGGGCGCTCCGGTCGCGGTCACGCCCTTCGATATTCCATGTTCGCCAGCCATCGTGACCTTCTTTCGGCCTAGGGTCAGGACCTAGGATTGGAGTGTGCTGGCGCTGTCGAGCATGTCAAGCGCCGCCTTGTCGAGTTCGAGTTCCGTCGCCGCCGCGAGTTCGGAAAACTGTTCGACGCTGCTTGCGCTGACGATCGGAGCGGTGATGCCGGGCTGCGCCATGACCCAGGCCAACGCGACCTGCGCATGCGACGCGCCTGTGCGGCCGACCACACTGTCCAGCCCGGCGAGGATGCGGGTTCCGCGTTCGTTGAGATAGCGCGGCGCGATCCGTTTGCCGCGCTCGCTCCCGGCGTGGTCGGCGGCGCTGCGGTATTTGCCGGAGAGGAAGCCCTGTGCCAGTGCGTAGTAACTGATGACTCCGACGCGTTCCGCCTGAACGAGCTTCGCGAGACCCGTCTCGAATTCACCCCTGTCATAGAGATTGTAGATCGGTTGCAGGCTCTGGTAGCGCGGCAGGCCGGTATCATCACTTATGCGGAGTGCCTGGGCAAATCGCTTTGCCGTAAAATTCGAAGCGCCGATCACGCGCACCTTGCCGGCGTCGACAAGCCCGGCAAACGCTTCCAGCGTGTCCTGCATCGGCGTGTTCGGATCGTCTTCGTGGGCCTGATAGAGGTCGATGTAGTCGGTCTGCAAGCGACGAAGCGAACCCTCTATGGCGCTGCGCATATAGGTGGGCGACAGGCCGGATTTGCCGGGTCCCATCTCCAGCCCGAACTTGCTGGAGATGATCACCTTGTCGCGGTTGCCGCGCGCGCGCAGCCATTTGCCGATCAGGGTTTCGGATTCGCCGCCATGGTTGCCCGGCACCCAGTTGGAATACATGTCCGCCGTATCGATCAGGTTGAAGCCGGCGTCGACGAACGCGTCCAGCAGGGCGAACGTGCTTTTCTCGTCGGCGGTCCAGCCAAAGACGTTGCCGCCGAAGCAAAGCGGTGCGACTTCGAGCTCGGATGTGCCGAGGCGCCTTTTCTTCATCAGCCTGCCTCCGTCTGATCAGGGCGCGCGAAATGCAGGCCGCCGGAAACCTGGTAGGTCGGCCAGATCTCCATCAGGCTGACATTGACGTGCCACGGCATTGCGATCGCAAACGCAATCGATTCGACGATGTCGGCGACCTGCAAGGTGGCGAAGCCGTCGATGAACCGCTTCCTGGCTTCCGCTTCGTCGCCGATCGTCTGGGCGAATATCTCGGTGGCCGTGCGTCCGGGGCAGATCTCGGTCACACGTATGCGCTTGCCGTGCAGGTCGATGCGCAGCTGCCGTGAAAGCGCATGCACCCCCGCCTTCACGGCATGATAGGCCGCATGTCCCGGAAAGGATTGCAGGCCCGAGATCGATCCGATGTTGATAATATGGCCAAGATCACGCGCCATCATTCCCGGCAGCGCCATGCGCGTGACCTGCAGCACGGCGGCAAGGTCGACATCCACGATGTCGTCGAGGTGCTGGGCGGTGGCCGTCGTGATCGACCCGTCACGATTGACGCCGGCATTGTTGACCAGCACGTCGATGGGCAGCGGCGTGATCACCTCTTCCATGGCGGCCGTATCGCGGACATCGACCGCATGGGCGATGCAGCCGGTGCGCGCGACGAGTGCATCGAGACGATCCTTGCGACGCCCGACCGCGTGCACCGTCATGCCCTCCTTGGCCAGCCTCTCGACAAGGCCGGCCCCTATGCCGGAGGTCGCGCCCGTCACCAGGGCGGTTTTGTAGTCGCTGAAAGACATCTGCATCTCCTCGCGTTGCCGGCCGGGGGCGGTATGTGTTCGCTCTGCGAACTATTTTTCAGTAATTCGACGGTGGACGATCGATGATCGGGGCAACCCAGCCCTCCGGCGGCTGGCTGCGCGCCGACGGAAAAAGGTTGACCGTGAAGCCGGCGTCGTTGCCGTTCATGGTCTGCTTGCGGCGGGCCAGCCGCCAGCCTTCAGGCAACCGGACGAAGATGTCCTGATATTGGCCCCACACCGTGGCTGTGCCGCCGTCGGGTCGCTCGTGCCACGCGATGATATAGCTGTTGGCGCTCGCCTGGTCCGCGGAATCAAAGGTAATCTGGATGTTGGAAAGGTGATGCGAGGTGCGCTTCCATCGCCACAATCGCTCGAGTCCCTTGTGAATTGCCGCCTTGCCGTAGCTTTTCAGGCGATCTTCGGGTCCGTACTCGACCACGCAGTCCTCGGTGAAGATCGCGGCGATGGCGTCGAGATCCATGGCGTCGAGCGCCCGGCAATATTCGTTCAGCAGGAACGAAATTTCTTCACGGTCGCACAGTCTTTGCAGCGGCGAAACTTCCATGGTCAGGACTCCGGGATGATTGTCTGAAGGTGATTGTGCGCAAGATGCATTCGATGGGCCAGTGCCGGAAACAGGGCAGCCATTATGGGGAGATTCCATTGTCCATCAAGATCGCGCAAGTTCGATTTGTGCGCAATACGAATTTTATGTGTCATTTTCGCACATTCCAGCTTGACCGGTCTGGAGATACGTGAAAACCATTGCCCGACAAGAATGGAGAACGGTTGTGCTGGATTTGAAGGATAAGGTCGTACTCCTGACAGGGGCCGCAAGCGGTATCGGTGCCGAAACAGGCCGGATTCTCGGCGAGGCAGGTGCGCAGGTCATCGGCCACTATCGCGCCGAAGTTGAGCGCGCGGGCGCCGAAAAGGCGCTCGCCAACGTGCCGGACGACCGCAAGACCCTGATTGCCGGCGATTTCGCCAATCTGGCCGAGGTCGACAAGATCTGGGAGGATGCGCTCGCATGGCGCGGCAAGATCGACGTCCTTATCCTGAATGCCGCGACGCTGCTGTGGGGTGGCCTGGATGACAGCCAGGAGGTGTGGGATGCGTCGTGGATGCCGCAGCTTCAGATCAACACGATCGCGCCGGTCCAGTTGATGCGGGCGGCGGTCAAGCACTTTGTACCGCGCGGCGGCGGGGTCATCGTCACAATTGCCAGCTGGAATGCCCACCGCGGCGCCACCAATCCGGCACAGATCGCCTATACGGCCTCGAAAGCGGCCGTCAAGTCCGCGGCCCAGACGATCGCGCGAGGCTATGCCAAGGACAAGGTGCTGAGCTACATCATCTCTCCCGGCGTCGTGCGCACCCGCATGTCGGTCGAATTCGCCGAGGCGCAGGGCGGGGAAGAAAAGGTCACGGCCAATCTCGCCATGGGCGAGTGGGTACCGCCGGAGGAAATCGGCTACCTGATCGCGTTCCTGTCCACGGGCAAGGTTCGCCACCTGACCGGCGCCACGCTCGACGTCAACGGCGCGTCCTATCTTCGCTGAACATTTGCGGTTGTCGGGAAGGTAACCCCCTTCCCGCTTCCTACGCGCGCGTCGTACGTGCTACCTGCGAAGCACGCGAAGCAGCATGGTCGTCACGCCGAGACCGGTCACGATCCCGGCAAATGACAGGACCGCAGCGAATATCTCCAATCCATTCGGTATCTGGTTCAACACCGGGATGGATATGACAATGGAGACAGCGGGAACGATCGAGGGAAACAGACCTGATCGTCCCGCTCCGAGATGGCGAACCGCTGCGGCATAAGCAAACAGGCCGACAACCCCGCTAAGCCCGCCGTGTATCATTCCCTGTATGATCATCGAGGAAACCGGCAAGTCCGGGATGCCCGCAAGGAACAGGTAAATCGGGACATAAATGGCGGCGGAGATCACCGTCAGGGCCGCTGTGCCACGCAGCGCATCGACTTTCCATTTGCTTACGAAGAAGGTGAACAGGCCCCAGCAGAACCCCGCGCCGGCAAGGGCCAAATCACCCAGCCACACAAGCTCTCCGCCATCGCCGCCAAGCGTGTGGAGAACGATTATCACCTGAGCCACGATCAGGATAGCGGCGCCGACGATACGCGATGTTGTGATTGTTTCGCCAAGCCACATATATCCAAGGAACAGGCTCGACAGCATGCTTGCCGCCGGCGGAATGATAACGCCGTGCGACAATGGCGAAAGCACGAAACCTGTGTTGATCAGCAGGACGAATATCGGACCGCCAAACAAAGCCAGCGGAATCGCATGCGACCAGCCGACTCCGCCCATATCTCCAAGCCCCATCCGAAGCGCGATCGGGAGCATGAGGAGACCGCCGAAAGTAAAGCGGACGAAGCCCGAATCCTGCGGCATGAAGCCTTCGAGCGCACCATACTTCGCAGCGACATTATAGACTGACCAGGCAAGAGCCGCGCACACGCCATACGCGATTCCTCGAGCCACAGAGGACTGTGGCGGGACAGTCGCCTCTTTCTGCATCTGCTTGTCTTTCGTCTCGTGACATTTGTTGCCCAAAGCCTTGCGGGTGACCGAAACTCGGCCCGGCCTCGGGAGAATCTAAAGCGTTGGCTCCAGCCTGGTATTGATGACAAGTTCCGCGACCGACCCGTTGTTCGGCATTCTGAGCAGGAATGCCGCCGCCTCGGCAATCGTCGTGGGCGCGATTCGACCGGCCCCCGGCATCACTCCGGGAATGCCGGCGATGAAGTCCGTATCGACCGCTCCGGGGCAGAGCGCGGTCACGCGAACGCCGGACTCCCACCCTGCAAATTTTGCCGCATGGGAAAGCGCCAGCATGGCGTGCTTGGTGGTTGCATATGCAATCGACACGGACGCATCGCGATAGCGCTTTGCGTCCGTGGAGGCGACATTGATGATCCGTCCATGCCCACATTTCGCAAGATGCGGAAGGGCTAGCCTGATCAATCGAAACGGAGCTTTGACATTGATTTCCCAAAGCTCGTCCAGTGCGGAGTCGTCGCCCTCCGTGAACGACAGGGGCTTCATGCGACCGGCATTGTTGATGAGCGCATCGATCCTGCCGAACCGCTCGATGGTTGCGTCGACCCAGCCCGACCCCGTCTCTGCCTTGGTGGCATCGAACGCGCTCGCCAGGACCCGGGAGCCGAACGCGGCATACTTGCCTGCCAGTTCCCTGGGGCGACGACCGCCCAATGAAAGCGTATATCCCTCGTCGAGCAACCGGTGCGCGATGGCCGCTCCGATACCGGTGGACCCGCCCGAGAGCATGACGACCCTGCCCTCGACCGGAAGAAGCTCCGAACGTGTCTCGCGGGGATCGGCAATGACTTCGACCATCAGAAAAGCCCCTGGTATACGCCGCCATCGTTGACGATATTCTGGCCTGTCATGTAGCCGCTCTGTGCAGCGCACAGGAAAGCGATCAGGTCACCGCATTCCTGCGGGTCCGCAAAGCGCCCGGCCGGCGTCATTTTCAGGCGGTCAGCCACGATTGCGTCATAAGTGGTGTTGCCGCGCGCGGCGTGATTGTGGAGGTTGGTGCGCAATGCCTCGGTATCGAAAAAGCCGGGACAGACCGAATTGATCGTCACATTGTCCGCCACCAGCTCGCGCACCATGGATGCGATCGCGCCTGCCAGTGCGAGCCGCGCGCCGTGGCTGTGTCCAAAGTTCACCTGCGGGAACTTGATGTTCGACACCGATATATTCACCACGCGGCCAAACCTGCGTTCGGCCATGCCCGGCACAATTGCCCGGATCAGCTCCAGTGAAGAGAAGAAGTGCATATCGAGCCACTTCAGCCATTCTTCGCGTGGCAGCGTGCGAAAATCCGCGGGGGTCTGGCGCGCGCCGGGGTTGGTGACGAGAATATCGGCATCCGGCAGCGCGTCGATTGCGGCTTGCTGGCCCTCGGCGGTGGTTATGTCCACGGCCACGAATGAGATGTCGCGCCCGGTCTGCTCCGCGATTTCTTCCGCAGCGATCTTCAATGCGTCCGCAGAGCGCGCCGCCAGAACGACATCCACTCCTTCGCGCGCGAGCGCCAAAGCCGCGGCTCGTCCGAGGCCCCTGCTGCCACCGCAGACCAATGCACGCCGTCCGGCGATTCCGAGATCCATTGTGTTGTCCTTACATCCAGCAGCCAGACCGCAAAGCTAGAGCGTTTCATGGTCAGGTTGAATCATTCTGTTTGTCGTTTGGCGAGGCGATCTACGAGGAAGGTCGCGAAGAACGGGCTGGTTGCCCGGTCGAGCGGCATGACGAAGTGGGTGTCCGCCAAACGCAAACCCGAAGGGCCGGGCCGGTTTGCGCCAAATCCTTCGGTCTTTGTCTTGTCCGGGCCACCAGCCCGACCTGCGACAAACCCCTTGGCCTTGTCGCAAGCCATCGCCGGCAGAATGCTTCAACCTAACCATGAAACGCTCTAATAAGTCTTGCTCTGCGGCGCGAGCGATGCGGCGCCGCGCATCGACCCGATAATCTCGGATGACCTCGCCGTCATCATGCGTGCGTCCGACGCAACGGTCACGAACTTGAAGCCAAGGTCGATCATCTTGAGCGCATAGGCGGGCGTGCCGTTCTGGATACCCGCGACAATGCCCTTCTCGGTCGCCTTCCGGACGACCATCTCGATTGCCTCGACAACCGGCTTTTCATCCTGATCGAATTTCGGTGTGCATCCCAAGGCAAGCGACAGATCGGCAGGGCCGATATAGATCGCATCCACGCCTTCAACCGCGAGTATCTCGTCGAGATTGTCCAACGCCTCCTGGGTCTCGATCATGACGAATGTCACGATTTCGTCGTTGGCA is drawn from Rhizobiaceae bacterium and contains these coding sequences:
- a CDS encoding nuclear transport factor 2 family protein, producing MEVSPLQRLCDREEISFLLNEYCRALDAMDLDAIAAIFTEDCVVEYGPEDRLKSYGKAAIHKGLERLWRWKRTSHHLSNIQITFDSADQASANSYIIAWHERPDGGTATVWGQYQDIFVRLPEGWRLARRKQTMNGNDAGFTVNLFPSARSQPPEGWVAPIIDRPPSNY
- a CDS encoding SDR family oxidoreductase yields the protein MTETSLLKGKTALVTGGAGGLGRAIAHALRDAGASGTVIDLDAGAAAAGAPEGWRGIAGDVRDEASLASAVQSTVEAFGGLDIVVANAGVVLPWRETEHISLDEWDHTFAINVRGVIATIKAAIPAMKERGGSIITLGSEASYNGHPRQAGYVASKHAVLGIVRSAALDLGRYQIRVNAVGPGTIATEALLSRVASRATATQSAAQILDTAVQATALGRLATEKEVASTVLFLASDLASAITGVIVPITAGAR
- a CDS encoding SDR family oxidoreductase — translated: MSFSDYKTALVTGATSGIGAGLVERLAKEGMTVHAVGRRKDRLDALVARTGCIAHAVDVRDTAAMEEVITPLPIDVLVNNAGVNRDGSITTATAQHLDDIVDVDLAAVLQVTRMALPGMMARDLGHIINIGSISGLQSFPGHAAYHAVKAGVHALSRQLRIDLHGKRIRVTEICPGRTATEIFAQTIGDEAEARKRFIDGFATLQVADIVESIAFAIAMPWHVNVSLMEIWPTYQVSGGLHFARPDQTEAG
- a CDS encoding transporter substrate-binding domain-containing protein, giving the protein MLNRLLVAGAMLLAFGAMTVNTQARSLDEIITSGTVRIGVNPNQPPSSSLGKTNEYEGFDIDIGNRIAEAIGVKVEFVPTESAQRVPFLVADRIDLSLGALTRNPERAKLIDYTVPLHTEATSVLTTDKLNITSWKELNDPKYTIVNQRGNNSVGFLKELLPNVNVLLVETTADVVRALAQGRADALVENIDFFLGTTKSYPDVKWKVLPEIIDVAYDGIGVQKGNDSLRLFLNVLLYNMHSSEFVNQTWEKWYGAPPVVKIVPNPYF
- a CDS encoding DMT family transporter is translated as MCAALAWSVYNVAAKYGALEGFMPQDSGFVRFTFGGLLMLPIALRMGLGDMGGVGWSHAIPLALFGGPIFVLLINTGFVLSPLSHGVIIPPAASMLSSLFLGYMWLGETITTSRIVGAAILIVAQVIIVLHTLGGDGGELVWLGDLALAGAGFCWGLFTFFVSKWKVDALRGTAALTVISAAIYVPIYLFLAGIPDLPVSSMIIQGMIHGGLSGVVGLFAYAAAVRHLGAGRSGLFPSIVPAVSIVISIPVLNQIPNGLEIFAAVLSFAGIVTGLGVTTMLLRVLRR
- a CDS encoding amino acid ABC transporter permease is translated as MQTIINQLPSFFTYYNVMLLLWGIGSTLLLTAIGCSAGFLFGSLIAFVRTTRSAWLFPLKAAMIAYVEFFRRIPFLVILFIVLFAAQVILPTISLFGIAAISVCLLSTAYLSEIIRAGIDSVQRPQIEAAEVMNFSRWRTMWEVILPQAWKVILPPATSFVIMFIKDTSLASQMGVTELMFTGKILANRGFSGLLVYTVILLCYFAISYPLSRFAAWMENKLATSNRKKSSGVVRPDAGFAGFQPYN
- a CDS encoding aldo/keto reductase produces the protein MKKRRLGTSELEVAPLCFGGNVFGWTADEKSTFALLDAFVDAGFNLIDTADMYSNWVPGNHGGESETLIGKWLRARGNRDKVIISSKFGLEMGPGKSGLSPTYMRSAIEGSLRRLQTDYIDLYQAHEDDPNTPMQDTLEAFAGLVDAGKVRVIGASNFTAKRFAQALRISDDTGLPRYQSLQPIYNLYDRGEFETGLAKLVQAERVGVISYYALAQGFLSGKYRSAADHAGSERGKRIAPRYLNERGTRILAGLDSVVGRTGASHAQVALAWVMAQPGITAPIVSASSVEQFSELAAATELELDKAALDMLDSASTLQS
- a CDS encoding amino acid ABC transporter ATP-binding protein; its protein translation is MPVLQDFNLTIEKGEVISLIGPSGSGKSTFLRVLMGLMKPTSGEVVLDGERIDYSSPASLRKARDRMAIVFQQYNLFQNMTVMNNITIAPTKIRKRDRREVEQEAALLLEKVGLKDKHHAYADELSGGQQQRVAIARALALKPEILLLDEVTSALDPELVNDVLDTIRELAAEGMTMLIVSHEMAFVREVSTKVVMMDKGCTVEEGAPAQIFDSPQTARARDFVGKILRH
- a CDS encoding (2Fe-2S)-binding protein, with translation MAQAGGLVAGADVARDLGKPHPDGNETSAALRTIVYAKRFQDALWTLFRAPRLVDQLAEPETLVCRCEEISLATIRQAIDEGCGTAGAVKRLSRAGMGRCQGRYCGAVVVDLVARAQGNTVDEFSFFAPRFPFRPVPVAAVSAPPS
- a CDS encoding amino acid ABC transporter permease; translation: MNYTFQFGVVFDQLPYLMGGAGLTLQLAFIIFWAAALIGLLGAMGQTFGGPWIRRAIAIYVSFFTNTPAFVQVYFLFNGLPDIGIFLTPFAAAIIGLTINSGAYLVIIQRAGFASVRRQELEAAEVLGMSLMQSVRYVILPHIMRTIYPPLANFFIWVLLGTSMAAIIGVEELTGRAVNISTSTLRSVEVFIVVGCIYIVLTVIASAALYLVGRYFFRVRMRVI
- a CDS encoding SDR family oxidoreductase, encoding MLDLKDKVVLLTGAASGIGAETGRILGEAGAQVIGHYRAEVERAGAEKALANVPDDRKTLIAGDFANLAEVDKIWEDALAWRGKIDVLILNAATLLWGGLDDSQEVWDASWMPQLQINTIAPVQLMRAAVKHFVPRGGGVIVTIASWNAHRGATNPAQIAYTASKAAVKSAAQTIARGYAKDKVLSYIISPGVVRTRMSVEFAEAQGGEEKVTANLAMGEWVPPEEIGYLIAFLSTGKVRHLTGATLDVNGASYLR